Genomic window (Chryseobacterium sp. H1D6B):
TAAACAGATAAGCATTCCCACCGGCATGAGCATAATTCCGGGCAAAAAGCGCTGCAGGTTTGCCATAAATCATTTCAGTACTCAACTGAACCAATTTGTTTATGATCTTCCGCCCGAAACCTTTGCTAAAATATGTGTTCAATACTTCAGAAGTTTTTAGATAAAATGCGGTTTCATTATCATTCATTCCAATTAAGACATCATATTTACCAGCACTTTTATTCCATCTTTCGACAGCTTCATTTTCCTGGCATAATGGAGGAAAACCATACTGCAGTCCAAAGGGCATTGCTGCCTTTAATCCATATTTTATAACAGAAGGAACAAGTTTTTTGTACTCACCCATCATTTTTAAAACATCGGTTTCATCTTTTATATATTCTGTTTTTCTGAGAAATGATGCAGCCATTTTCCGCCGGTGATAACGAAGCCCCAAAGGCGCACTTTGAATAATCACTCTGTTGAATAAATGTTCAACACCGTCAGCAATCATTAAATGAGCTATGGCATCTCCACCCGAAGACTGTCCGAAAAGGGTGATATTTCCTGCATCTCCCCCAAAATTTTCTATATAAGTTTTAATCCATTTTAATGCCTCTATAATATCAAATAACCCGAGATTGGGAGGCCTGCTGGTATCTCCGCCTAAAAATCCGAACAGTCCTAAACGATACGAAACGGAAACAACCATAATACGCTGTTCCTTTACCCATACACTTGGATCAGAAGTAGGAAGGTCACCGCATCCGATTTCATGGGAACCGCCGTGAATCCAAACTACAACAGGAAGTTTTTCATTTTCTATAAAGTCATCAGGACGGGTTATTGATAAATATTGTGTTGATTCATCTGCCTCAAAACTTTCAAGGTGAGTGGGTCCTATCATTCTTTCGAGAAGAGGGCTTATAGCCTGGGGACAGACCGGAGTTTTATTTGGAAAAATAATTTCTGAAACTGACGGTTTTACAGGTACAGGCAATTGAAACCTTTCGGAATATGCATAACGAATACTTCTGGCTTTAATAACCCCGTTTTCTTTTAATGCTATTATTTTTCCAAAAGGTGTCTGAAAAATAAATGTACCGATATTTTGTTGTGATTTCATTTTCAAAACAGCAATAACTCTTACTTAAAGTTAAGGTTGTTTTTTCAAAAAATAAAATTATTTCCGGGGAAATTTTAATTCATTGTTTTGTATTCACTCGGGGAAACTCCTAC
Coding sequences:
- a CDS encoding carboxylesterase family protein — translated: MKSQQNIGTFIFQTPFGKIIALKENGVIKARSIRYAYSERFQLPVPVKPSVSEIIFPNKTPVCPQAISPLLERMIGPTHLESFEADESTQYLSITRPDDFIENEKLPVVVWIHGGSHEIGCGDLPTSDPSVWVKEQRIMVVSVSYRLGLFGFLGGDTSRPPNLGLFDIIEALKWIKTYIENFGGDAGNITLFGQSSGGDAIAHLMIADGVEHLFNRVIIQSAPLGLRYHRRKMAASFLRKTEYIKDETDVLKMMGEYKKLVPSVIKYGLKAAMPFGLQYGFPPLCQENEAVERWNKSAGKYDVLIGMNDNETAFYLKTSEVLNTYFSKGFGRKIINKLVQLSTEMIYGKPAALFARNYAHAGGNAYLFRIYSTLNNTIGAAHCIDLPLIFENKEAWRSAELLKNIPWEYIHENGKKLRALWAEFARNGKISDQSEKPEILELRKI